The proteins below come from a single Streptomyces sp. M92 genomic window:
- a CDS encoding 1,4-beta-glucanase: MHASVSRSPSRRAVLAGTAAAAALTAVPFAPGRAHAAEDTADVPASAYRWRNVVIGGTGFITGVLFHPRVRGLAYARTDIGGAYRWDDRADRWIPLLDHLGWDDWNLHGVEAMAVDPAHPDRLHLACGTYAQAWSANGAILRSEDRGRTWRRTDLPVKLGANEEGRGTGERLLVDPRDSDTLWLGTRHDGLWKSVDRGATWGPVTGFPAAPTATGQGVTLLVAAGRTLYAGWGDADGTAPNLFRTPDGTTWEPVPGQPSGAAARVPVRAAYDRHTRELYVAYADAPGPNGQSTGSVHKLRTTDGRWADVTPVEPGGTTPDGGADTFGYGGVAVDARRPGTAVVSTNNRWAAVDTLYRTTDGGRTWTSLKESAVLDVSETPYLKWGEEQPKFGWWIQAVAVDPYDSEHLVYGTGATLYGTRDLRHWAPRIRGLEEASVTQLISPPRGRAHLLSGSRDIGVMYHERLTASPARGMATNPVSGSATGLAQAARRPAYVVRAGWGDQGNGAYSHDGGVTWAPFASQPGIAEDAPGPIAANADGSVLLWSFVHWDGTRHPAHRSADNGTTWTEVPSFPKGATPVADPVDPALLYAYDTDAGTLLASTDGGRTFTARATGLPAGDAQFQLVAAPGRSGDLWLSTKWNGLHRSTDGGTSFTKVDSCWASYTLGFGKAADGAGYPAVYQVGSTETITAVYRSDDEARTWTRINDDQHQWGWTGETITGDPRVYGRVYLATNGRGIQYGDPR, translated from the coding sequence ATGCATGCGTCCGTGTCACGCAGCCCGAGCCGGCGCGCCGTACTCGCCGGGACCGCGGCCGCCGCCGCGCTCACCGCCGTTCCGTTCGCCCCCGGGCGCGCACACGCCGCCGAGGACACGGCGGACGTCCCGGCCTCCGCCTACCGCTGGCGCAACGTCGTCATCGGCGGCACCGGCTTCATCACCGGCGTCCTGTTCCACCCCCGCGTCCGCGGCCTCGCCTACGCCCGTACCGACATCGGCGGCGCGTACCGCTGGGACGACCGCGCCGACCGCTGGATCCCGCTCCTGGACCACCTCGGCTGGGACGACTGGAACCTGCACGGCGTCGAGGCGATGGCCGTCGACCCCGCCCACCCGGACCGGCTCCACCTGGCCTGCGGCACCTACGCCCAGGCGTGGTCGGCGAACGGCGCGATCCTGCGCTCCGAGGACCGGGGCAGGACCTGGCGGCGCACCGACCTCCCCGTGAAGCTCGGCGCCAACGAGGAGGGCCGGGGCACCGGCGAGCGGCTCCTGGTCGACCCGCGCGACAGCGACACCCTGTGGCTGGGCACCCGGCACGACGGCCTGTGGAAGTCGGTGGACCGGGGCGCCACCTGGGGCCCCGTCACCGGCTTCCCCGCCGCCCCGACCGCCACCGGCCAGGGCGTCACCCTCCTGGTGGCCGCGGGCCGCACCCTCTACGCCGGCTGGGGAGACGCCGACGGCACCGCGCCGAACCTCTTCCGCACGCCCGACGGCACCACCTGGGAGCCCGTCCCCGGGCAGCCCTCCGGCGCCGCGGCCAGGGTCCCGGTCCGCGCCGCGTACGACCGGCACACCCGCGAGCTGTACGTCGCCTACGCCGACGCACCGGGTCCCAACGGCCAGTCCACCGGCAGCGTGCACAAGCTGCGCACCACCGACGGCCGTTGGGCCGACGTCACCCCCGTCGAGCCCGGCGGCACCACCCCCGACGGCGGCGCCGACACCTTCGGCTACGGCGGAGTCGCCGTCGACGCCCGCCGCCCCGGCACCGCCGTCGTCTCCACCAACAACCGCTGGGCCGCCGTCGACACCCTGTACCGGACCACCGACGGCGGCCGCACCTGGACGTCCCTGAAGGAGTCGGCCGTCCTCGACGTCTCCGAGACCCCGTACCTGAAGTGGGGCGAGGAGCAGCCCAAGTTCGGCTGGTGGATCCAGGCCGTCGCCGTCGACCCGTACGACTCGGAGCACCTCGTGTACGGCACCGGCGCCACCCTCTACGGCACCCGCGACCTGCGCCACTGGGCCCCGCGGATCCGCGGCCTGGAGGAGGCGTCCGTGACCCAGCTGATCTCACCCCCGCGCGGGCGGGCACACCTGCTCAGCGGCTCACGGGACATCGGCGTCATGTACCACGAGCGGCTCACCGCGTCCCCGGCGCGCGGCATGGCCACGAACCCCGTGTCCGGCTCGGCGACCGGACTCGCGCAGGCCGCGCGCAGACCGGCGTACGTCGTCCGGGCGGGCTGGGGCGATCAGGGCAACGGCGCGTACTCGCACGACGGCGGCGTCACCTGGGCACCCTTCGCCTCCCAGCCCGGCATCGCCGAGGACGCACCCGGACCGATCGCCGCCAACGCCGACGGCAGCGTGCTCCTGTGGTCCTTCGTGCACTGGGACGGCACCCGGCACCCGGCCCACCGCTCGGCGGACAACGGCACGACCTGGACCGAGGTCCCCTCCTTCCCCAAGGGCGCCACGCCGGTCGCCGACCCGGTGGACCCGGCGCTCCTCTACGCGTACGACACCGACGCGGGGACGCTGCTCGCCAGCACCGACGGCGGCCGCACCTTCACCGCCCGCGCCACCGGACTGCCCGCCGGTGACGCCCAGTTCCAGCTGGTCGCGGCGCCCGGCCGCAGCGGCGACCTGTGGCTGAGCACCAAGTGGAACGGTCTGCACCGCTCCACCGACGGCGGCACCAGCTTCACCAAGGTCGACAGCTGCTGGGCCTCGTACACCCTTGGCTTCGGCAAGGCCGCCGACGGCGCCGGCTACCCGGCGGTCTACCAGGTCGGCTCCACCGAGACCATCACCGCCGTCTACCGCTCCGACGACGAGGCACGGACCTGGACGCGGATCAACGACGACCAGCACCAGTGGGGGTGGACCGGCGAGACGATCACCGGCGACCCCCGCGTGTACGGCCGCGTCTACCTCGCCACCAACGGACGGGGCATCCAGTACGGAGACCCCCGCTGA
- a CDS encoding ABC transporter permease gives MSNSTVPRTGTEADTTKKTPVASGDATGPRKGRPATGKLSLRLRFRRDRVLLLMTLPAVLLVLLFNYVPILGNVVAFQEYDPYLSDNGIVSILHSPWVGLENFQRIFEDSAFWNSVRNTLVLFVLQLVLYFPIPILLALLINSVVRPRVRAISQAILYLPHFFSWVLVIAVFQQLLGGAGLLSQLLRDHGYDGLSLMTDPDTFKFLVTAQSVWKDAGWGIIVFLAALASVSPDLYEAAAMDGANRWRRMWHVTLPALRPVIALLLVLRVGDALTVGFEQILLQRDAVGPGAAEVLDTFVWWNGVRNQDFGYAAAAGLVKGVISLGLVLIANKVAHLMGEQGVYKK, from the coding sequence GTGTCGAACAGCACGGTGCCTCGGACCGGGACCGAGGCCGATACGACGAAGAAGACCCCGGTGGCGTCCGGCGACGCCACCGGCCCCCGCAAGGGCAGGCCGGCCACGGGCAAGCTCAGCCTGCGGCTGAGGTTCCGGCGCGACCGCGTGCTGCTGCTGATGACACTGCCGGCCGTTCTGCTGGTGCTGCTCTTCAACTACGTGCCGATCCTCGGCAACGTCGTCGCCTTCCAGGAGTACGACCCCTACCTCAGCGACAACGGGATCGTCTCCATCCTGCACAGCCCCTGGGTGGGCCTGGAGAACTTCCAGCGGATCTTCGAGGACTCCGCCTTCTGGAACTCGGTGCGCAACACGCTGGTGCTCTTCGTGCTCCAGCTGGTCCTGTACTTCCCCATCCCCATCCTGCTCGCGCTGCTCATCAACAGCGTGGTCCGGCCCCGCGTCCGGGCGATCTCCCAGGCCATCCTCTACCTGCCGCACTTCTTCTCCTGGGTGCTGGTCATCGCCGTCTTCCAGCAGCTGTTGGGCGGGGCGGGACTCCTCTCCCAGCTGCTGCGCGACCATGGCTACGACGGACTGAGCCTCATGACCGACCCGGACACCTTCAAGTTCCTCGTCACCGCGCAGAGCGTGTGGAAGGACGCCGGCTGGGGGATCATCGTCTTCCTCGCCGCGCTCGCCTCCGTCAGCCCCGACCTCTACGAGGCCGCCGCGATGGACGGCGCCAACCGCTGGCGCCGGATGTGGCACGTCACGCTGCCCGCGCTGCGCCCGGTCATCGCACTGCTGCTGGTGCTGCGCGTCGGCGACGCCCTGACGGTCGGCTTCGAACAGATCCTGCTGCAACGCGACGCCGTAGGACCAGGGGCGGCCGAGGTCCTGGACACCTTCGTGTGGTGGAACGGCGTGCGCAACCAGGACTTCGGCTACGCCGCCGCCGCGGGGCTGGTGAAGGGCGTGATCAGTCTCGGCCTGGTCCTGATAGCGAACAAGGTGGCCCACCTCATGGGCGAGCAGGGGGTGTACAAGAAGTGA
- a CDS encoding sensor histidine kinase, whose product MSTSLRQRYRACVAAPAYAWVTGGLLSVAAVVELIAFPGSVTTTAGVLVSSVSLMWRQSLPPVAILTVAAGLIGFAGDVNLYLSIMASGLIGCYTLGRHRVLHPAVTVAGGALGALCVNLVHINTWSRMELPVPALWEKGSLSLFAESFLLSVVVFGAVMMGDAVRAREETRTERHLAQARLISMERQQAAEAERAAIARELHDIVSHSVSMIAVQAESATYTAPGLTPEARDGFQQIAGTARSSMAELRRLLGVLRTPRGDTALTAPQPTLDHLAELVEQHRAVGGTAELRITGERVALPAAWELSAYRIAQEALTNARKHAPGARTVVEVDYGADRLLTLRVRDDGPAPGARPDTGAGTDATPGHGLTGMRERAALVGGRLSAGAAEGGGFLVEAELPWGTA is encoded by the coding sequence ATGAGTACGTCGCTTCGACAGCGGTACCGCGCCTGCGTCGCCGCTCCCGCCTATGCCTGGGTCACCGGCGGTCTGCTGAGCGTCGCGGCCGTCGTGGAGCTGATCGCCTTCCCGGGGTCCGTGACGACCACGGCGGGTGTGCTGGTGTCCTCCGTCTCGCTGATGTGGCGCCAGTCCCTCCCGCCCGTCGCGATACTCACGGTCGCCGCGGGGCTCATCGGGTTCGCCGGGGACGTCAACCTGTACCTCTCGATCATGGCGAGCGGGCTGATCGGCTGCTACACGCTGGGCCGCCACCGGGTGCTGCACCCCGCCGTGACCGTCGCGGGCGGCGCTCTCGGTGCCCTGTGCGTGAACCTGGTGCACATCAACACCTGGTCGCGGATGGAGCTGCCGGTGCCCGCGCTGTGGGAGAAGGGCTCGCTGAGCCTGTTCGCCGAGTCGTTCCTGCTGAGCGTGGTCGTCTTCGGCGCGGTGATGATGGGTGACGCGGTCCGCGCCCGGGAGGAGACCCGCACCGAACGGCACCTCGCCCAGGCCCGGTTGATCTCCATGGAGCGGCAGCAGGCCGCCGAGGCGGAGCGGGCCGCGATCGCCCGCGAACTGCACGACATCGTCTCCCACTCGGTGTCGATGATCGCCGTCCAGGCCGAGAGCGCCACGTACACCGCCCCGGGGCTCACGCCCGAGGCACGCGACGGCTTCCAGCAGATCGCCGGCACCGCCCGCTCCTCGATGGCCGAACTGCGGCGCCTGCTCGGTGTCCTGCGCACCCCCCGGGGTGATACGGCCCTGACCGCCCCGCAGCCGACACTGGACCACCTCGCCGAACTGGTCGAGCAGCACCGGGCGGTGGGCGGGACGGCCGAGCTGAGGATCACCGGGGAGCGGGTCGCACTGCCCGCCGCATGGGAGCTGTCCGCCTACCGGATCGCCCAGGAAGCCCTGACCAACGCCCGCAAGCACGCGCCCGGCGCCCGTACGGTGGTGGAGGTGGACTACGGGGCGGACCGGCTGCTCACCCTCCGCGTCCGCGACGACGGCCCGGCCCCGGGCGCCCGCCCGGACACCGGTGCCGGTACCGACGCCACTCCCGGCCACGGTCTGACCGGGATGCGGGAACGGGCGGCGCTGGTCGGAGGCCGGCTCAGCGCGGGCGCGGCCGAGGGCGGCGGCTTCCTGGTGGAGGCGGAACTGCCCTGGGGGACCGCATGA
- a CDS encoding extracellular solute-binding protein → MTPNAASGPSRRKFLASSAAVTAAVAGGVPLLSACGGGSDGGSRDGTTSGKEAKKLLPAYVAGNVVTPDIPSKNGSAVGFTGKLDLADLKTSVPKKLGKGGEVTVMSPFWGSPPKDGNAYYKAMNELIGVDVVWQNQDGNTYDQKLGAVLASSEVPDVVVVPGWNMTGKIPSAIIGKFADLGPYLSGDAVKEYPNLAAIPTDAWRRSIFGGKLRGLPMPASYVTGIVPLYRQDVFEKEGYEVPRSCDDFMAFAKDATNAKAKRWACLDMKWTAFNAFGVLSGNEKSLGWNEADGKLVYRIETEEYLEALEWTRKLFAAGVVHPDARLGKSNAADPGPKFAAGEFIVYNQDSSQWWSRTAEQATQNPEFKIWGMDIWGHDGGDPTLWAQNPAGIFAFVNKDAPESVIRDVLAVANVTAAPYGTTEYMATNYGVEGTHYTVEDGVPTKTEQGNIDVMNAYVMIASPAPTIAHPDFPEVAKGQVEWQQRMGAFTKKSAFYGMQIVEPARWTNLSNDFEQLEDDVVRGRKKISDVQQAVSDWRSKGGDKLRDWYKKLLDENGTAAG, encoded by the coding sequence ATGACGCCGAACGCCGCCTCCGGTCCCAGCCGGAGAAAGTTCCTCGCCTCCTCCGCGGCCGTCACCGCAGCGGTGGCGGGAGGTGTGCCGCTGCTCTCCGCCTGCGGCGGTGGGTCCGACGGCGGTTCGCGCGACGGCACCACGTCGGGCAAGGAGGCGAAGAAGCTGCTGCCGGCGTACGTGGCCGGCAACGTGGTCACCCCCGACATCCCCAGCAAGAACGGTTCCGCGGTCGGCTTCACCGGCAAGCTCGACCTCGCGGACCTGAAGACCTCGGTGCCGAAGAAGCTCGGCAAGGGCGGCGAGGTCACCGTCATGTCGCCGTTCTGGGGCTCCCCGCCGAAGGACGGCAACGCCTACTACAAGGCCATGAACGAGCTCATCGGCGTCGACGTGGTCTGGCAGAACCAGGACGGCAACACCTACGACCAGAAGCTCGGCGCGGTCCTCGCCTCCAGCGAGGTGCCCGACGTGGTGGTCGTGCCCGGCTGGAACATGACCGGCAAGATACCCAGCGCCATCATCGGCAAGTTCGCCGACCTCGGCCCGTACCTGTCCGGGGACGCCGTCAAGGAGTACCCCAACCTCGCGGCGATCCCCACCGACGCCTGGCGGCGGTCCATCTTCGGCGGCAAGCTGCGCGGTCTGCCGATGCCGGCCTCGTACGTCACCGGCATCGTGCCGCTGTACCGGCAGGACGTCTTCGAGAAGGAGGGTTACGAAGTCCCCCGGTCCTGCGACGACTTCATGGCGTTCGCGAAGGACGCCACCAACGCGAAGGCCAAGCGCTGGGCCTGTCTGGACATGAAGTGGACCGCCTTCAACGCCTTCGGTGTGCTCTCCGGCAACGAGAAGTCGCTGGGCTGGAACGAGGCCGACGGCAAGCTGGTCTACCGCATCGAGACCGAGGAGTACCTCGAGGCCCTGGAGTGGACGCGCAAGCTGTTCGCCGCCGGCGTCGTGCACCCCGACGCCAGGCTCGGCAAGTCCAACGCGGCCGACCCCGGGCCGAAGTTCGCCGCCGGCGAGTTCATCGTCTACAACCAGGACTCCTCGCAGTGGTGGAGCCGTACCGCCGAGCAGGCCACGCAGAACCCCGAGTTCAAGATATGGGGCATGGACATCTGGGGGCACGACGGCGGCGACCCGACGCTGTGGGCGCAGAACCCGGCGGGCATCTTCGCCTTCGTCAACAAGGACGCCCCCGAGTCCGTGATCCGCGACGTGCTGGCCGTCGCCAACGTCACCGCCGCGCCGTACGGGACCACGGAGTACATGGCCACCAACTACGGCGTCGAGGGCACCCACTACACCGTCGAGGACGGCGTGCCCACCAAGACCGAGCAGGGCAACATCGACGTGATGAACGCCTACGTGATGATCGCGAGCCCCGCTCCGACCATCGCCCACCCCGACTTCCCCGAGGTCGCCAAGGGGCAGGTGGAGTGGCAGCAGCGCATGGGCGCCTTCACGAAGAAGTCCGCCTTCTACGGCATGCAGATCGTCGAGCCCGCCCGCTGGACCAACCTGTCCAACGACTTCGAGCAGCTGGAGGACGACGTCGTCCGCGGCCGCAAGAAGATCAGCGACGTGCAGCAGGCCGTCTCCGACTGGCGGAGCAAGGGCGGCGACAAACTGCGCGACTGGTACAAGAAGCTGCTCGACGAGAACGGCACGGCGGCGGGCTGA
- a CDS encoding carbohydrate ABC transporter permease produces MTAVREATAEREATGGPARRPSRWAAPPRPVWEEKPSRAGLAGKGLVLLLACLAILFPLWIVVVTSLSSRKAIDEAGGLVMIPTDITFVAYQELLSGGQVTRAALVSVGITVVGTLFSMAVSVLCAYGLSRSGSLGHRWILLVLLATMFFSAGLIPTYLLVQSLGLTDSYLALILPSAISVFNILVLRGFFMGISQELIDSARIDGAGDLRILWQIVLPLSRAVVAVITLFYAVGYWSAWFNASLYLNDQDMLPLQNVMIQLVQKQEAPVGLGQAIKTGELSGLAVQMAVMVMALLPVAVLSPFVQRHFKKGMLTGAVKG; encoded by the coding sequence GTGACCGCCGTACGAGAAGCGACCGCCGAGCGAGAAGCCACCGGCGGGCCCGCGCGCAGGCCGAGCCGGTGGGCGGCCCCGCCCCGGCCCGTGTGGGAGGAGAAGCCGAGCCGGGCCGGACTCGCCGGCAAGGGCCTGGTCCTGCTCCTGGCCTGCCTGGCCATCCTGTTCCCGCTGTGGATCGTGGTCGTCACCAGCCTCTCCTCCCGCAAGGCCATCGACGAGGCCGGCGGACTGGTGATGATCCCGACGGACATCACCTTCGTCGCCTACCAGGAACTGCTCAGCGGCGGCCAGGTCACCCGGGCCGCGCTGGTCAGCGTCGGCATCACCGTCGTCGGCACCCTGTTCTCGATGGCGGTGTCGGTGCTGTGCGCCTACGGGCTGTCCCGCAGCGGCTCGCTGGGCCACCGCTGGATCCTCTTGGTGCTGCTGGCCACGATGTTCTTCAGCGCGGGCCTGATCCCCACCTACCTGCTGGTGCAGTCCCTGGGGCTGACCGACAGCTACCTCGCGCTGATCCTGCCCAGCGCGATCAGCGTCTTCAACATCCTGGTGCTGCGCGGCTTCTTCATGGGCATCTCGCAGGAACTGATCGACAGCGCCCGCATCGACGGCGCCGGGGACCTGCGCATCCTGTGGCAGATCGTCCTGCCGCTGTCCCGCGCGGTCGTCGCGGTCATCACCCTGTTCTACGCCGTCGGCTACTGGAGCGCCTGGTTCAACGCCTCCCTGTACCTGAACGACCAGGACATGCTGCCCCTGCAGAACGTCATGATCCAGCTCGTGCAGAAGCAGGAGGCGCCGGTCGGGCTCGGCCAGGCGATCAAGACCGGCGAGCTGTCCGGGCTGGCCGTGCAGATGGCCGTGATGGTCATGGCCCTGCTGCCCGTCGCCGTGCTGTCGCCCTTCGTCCAGCGCCACTTCAAGAAGGGGATGCTGACCGGCGCGGTGAAGGGCTGA
- a CDS encoding glycoside hydrolase family 3 C-terminal domain-containing protein, translated as MSAPTLPTPPFRDPHLPFGKRVDDLLSRLTLDEKTASLHQFAPAVERLGISAFRTGQEALHGVAWMGPATVFPQAVGLGATWNEDLVRRVGEAVSKEARAMRARDERVGLNVWSPTVNLLRHPLWGRNEEGYSEDPKLTSAIATAYTRGLRGDHPVYWRTAPVLKHWLAHNNETDRDTSSASVRPRVLNEYDLRAFHETVRAGAVAGVMPAYNLVNGRPNHLSPYLGRHLRTWTEDDLLVCSDAGAPSNLVDSEHYFDTHEEATAAALRAGVDSFTDHGTDSSVIVARVRGALERGLLTEADIDTAVRRQLSVRLRLGEFDPARDPHAGTDDFDTPEHRALALEAAEQAVVLLKNDGVLPLAPDARIAVVGLLADECKLDWYSGTLIHRSTPLEGLYDRFGAERVTFAEGVDRVRLRTGAGTFLHVLPAAEDSADSPAGAPGSEGALDPALLAGRTDLPPLTTDADGTELALADWGEGVLTLRAPDGRYLSVAEDGFLRASADQPGGWVVQETFRLEPHGNGHLLRHLGTGRPVCVAADGVQVAAEGMDDAHAEVFELVVAERGEDAVARAAAEADVVLVVAGNDPHINGRETEDRTTLRLPAHQERLLRAARAASERTVLALVSAYPYTVDADVLPAVLWTAHGGQAAGTALARVLAGDVSPAGRLPQTWYADDADLPGLLDYDVIGSRQTYLYFEGTALFPFGHGLSYASFGYADLSARVGDASVRVSFTVTNTGGVTADEVAQLYARAEEPSVPRPRRELLAHRRLTLAPGATEEVSFEIPLSAFAFWDVAHGRWRLEPGPYALLVGASSEDVRLSATVRLDGEPAVPRPVREHGLDAADFDEQSGTEIVDRTKVAGDAVTPVAGGTGSGELLYRSCDFGRGVAGVTVTVAGEGSVEIALDGGPSMAVLSPGTPTPGPYDYVEAGAAMAAEGVHDLRIRLRGALRLAHVGFSG; from the coding sequence GTGTCCGCACCCACGCTGCCCACGCCGCCTTTCCGCGACCCGCACCTGCCGTTCGGGAAGCGCGTCGACGACCTGCTGTCGCGGCTGACGCTCGATGAGAAGACCGCTTCCCTGCACCAGTTCGCCCCCGCCGTCGAACGCCTCGGCATCTCCGCGTTCCGCACCGGCCAGGAAGCCCTGCACGGAGTGGCCTGGATGGGCCCGGCGACGGTGTTCCCGCAGGCCGTGGGCCTGGGCGCGACCTGGAACGAGGATCTGGTGCGCCGCGTCGGCGAGGCGGTGTCCAAGGAGGCCCGCGCGATGCGCGCCCGGGACGAGCGCGTCGGCCTCAACGTCTGGTCCCCGACCGTCAACCTGCTGCGCCACCCCCTGTGGGGCCGCAACGAGGAGGGCTACTCCGAGGACCCGAAGCTGACCTCCGCCATCGCGACCGCGTACACCCGCGGCCTGCGCGGCGACCATCCGGTGTACTGGCGCACCGCACCGGTCCTCAAGCACTGGCTCGCGCACAACAACGAGACCGACCGGGACACGTCCTCGGCGTCCGTCCGCCCGCGCGTGCTGAACGAGTACGACCTGCGCGCCTTCCACGAGACGGTCCGGGCGGGCGCGGTGGCCGGAGTGATGCCGGCGTACAACCTGGTCAACGGCCGCCCGAACCACCTCTCCCCGTACCTCGGCCGGCACCTTCGCACCTGGACCGAGGACGACCTCCTGGTCTGCTCGGACGCGGGCGCGCCCTCCAACCTGGTCGACTCCGAGCACTACTTCGACACCCACGAGGAGGCGACCGCCGCCGCGCTGCGGGCCGGGGTGGACAGCTTCACCGACCACGGCACGGACTCCTCGGTGATCGTCGCGCGGGTCCGGGGCGCCCTGGAGCGGGGCCTGCTGACCGAGGCCGACATCGACACGGCGGTGCGCCGGCAGCTCTCGGTCCGCCTCCGGCTCGGCGAGTTCGACCCGGCGCGGGACCCGCACGCGGGCACGGACGACTTCGACACCCCGGAGCACCGTGCGCTCGCCCTGGAGGCCGCCGAGCAGGCGGTCGTCCTGCTCAAGAACGACGGTGTGCTGCCGCTGGCCCCCGACGCCCGGATCGCCGTCGTCGGTCTGCTCGCCGACGAGTGCAAGCTCGACTGGTACAGCGGCACGCTCATCCACCGCTCGACTCCGCTGGAGGGCCTGTACGACCGGTTCGGCGCCGAACGCGTGACCTTCGCGGAGGGCGTGGACCGGGTCCGACTGCGCACCGGTGCCGGCACGTTCCTGCACGTCCTTCCGGCGGCGGAGGACTCGGCCGACTCCCCCGCCGGGGCCCCGGGCTCCGAGGGTGCCCTCGACCCGGCGCTGCTCGCCGGCCGGACCGACCTGCCGCCCCTCACCACCGACGCCGACGGCACCGAACTCGCGCTGGCCGACTGGGGCGAGGGTGTCCTCACCCTGCGGGCGCCGGACGGCCGGTACCTGTCCGTCGCCGAGGACGGTTTCCTGCGCGCCTCCGCCGACCAGCCCGGCGGCTGGGTCGTGCAGGAGACCTTCCGGCTGGAGCCCCATGGCAACGGTCACCTCCTGCGGCACTTGGGAACGGGTCGTCCCGTCTGTGTCGCCGCCGACGGCGTGCAGGTTGCCGCGGAGGGCATGGACGATGCGCACGCCGAGGTCTTCGAACTGGTCGTCGCCGAGCGCGGCGAGGACGCGGTGGCGCGGGCGGCGGCGGAGGCGGACGTGGTCCTGGTGGTGGCGGGCAACGACCCGCACATCAACGGCCGGGAGACCGAGGACCGCACGACGCTGCGGCTGCCCGCCCACCAGGAACGGCTGCTGCGCGCCGCCCGCGCCGCAAGCGAGCGCACGGTACTGGCGCTGGTCTCCGCCTACCCGTACACGGTCGACGCCGACGTGCTCCCGGCGGTGCTGTGGACCGCGCACGGGGGCCAGGCGGCCGGCACCGCACTGGCCCGGGTCCTCGCCGGTGACGTCTCCCCCGCCGGGCGGCTCCCGCAGACCTGGTACGCCGACGACGCCGACCTGCCCGGGCTGCTGGACTACGACGTGATCGGGAGCCGCCAGACCTACCTGTACTTCGAGGGGACCGCGCTGTTCCCGTTCGGGCACGGCCTGTCGTACGCGTCCTTCGGCTACGCGGACCTCTCCGCCCGGGTCGGCGACGCCTCGGTGCGCGTCTCCTTCACCGTCACCAATACCGGGGGCGTCACGGCCGACGAGGTGGCCCAGCTCTACGCCCGCGCCGAGGAGCCCTCGGTCCCGCGTCCGCGCCGGGAGCTGCTCGCCCACCGGCGGCTCACGCTGGCCCCGGGGGCGACGGAGGAGGTGTCGTTCGAGATCCCGCTGTCCGCGTTCGCGTTCTGGGACGTGGCCCACGGCCGGTGGCGGCTGGAACCCGGCCCGTACGCGCTGCTGGTGGGCGCCTCCAGCGAGGACGTACGGCTGTCGGCGACCGTGCGGCTCGACGGGGAGCCGGCCGTTCCCCGCCCGGTACGCGAACACGGCCTCGACGCGGCCGACTTCGACGAGCAGAGCGGCACGGAGATCGTGGACCGCACGAAGGTGGCGGGCGACGCGGTGACGCCGGTGGCGGGCGGCACCGGCTCCGGCGAACTCCTCTACCGTTCCTGCGACTTCGGCCGAGGCGTAGCAGGGGTGACCGTGACGGTGGCGGGCGAGGGCAGCGTGGAGATCGCCCTCGACGGCGGCCCGTCGATGGCGGTGCTGTCCCCGGGCACGCCGACGCCGGGCCCGTACGACTACGTGGAGGCCGGCGCCGCGATGGCCGCCGAGGGCGTGCACGACCTCCGCATCAGGCTGCGCGGCGCTCTGCGGCTCGCGCACGTCGGCTTCTCCGGTTGA
- a CDS encoding response regulator, whose translation MTCGQRAGETRVIRTLVADDQAVVRTGFVNLLGTQEDIEVVGEAEDGAQAVRVAAETRPDLALLDIRMPHKNGIEAAREILAASGGATKVLMLTTFGLDEYVYDALAAGAGGFLLKDATFPELLHAVRVVADGSALLSPEITKRLIAEFVHARGSRLPAHPPADLTARETEVLVLIARGLSNAEIADRLTITDHTVKTHINRLFAKLELRDRAQAVIAAYETGLVRAGGDFGARHR comes from the coding sequence ATGACGTGCGGGCAGCGGGCGGGGGAGACGCGGGTGATCAGGACGCTGGTCGCCGATGACCAGGCGGTCGTCCGCACCGGCTTCGTGAACCTGCTGGGCACCCAGGAGGACATCGAGGTCGTCGGTGAGGCGGAGGACGGGGCGCAGGCGGTGCGGGTCGCCGCCGAGACCCGGCCCGACCTAGCCCTCCTCGACATCCGGATGCCGCACAAGAACGGCATCGAGGCCGCCCGTGAGATCCTGGCCGCCTCCGGCGGTGCGACGAAGGTGCTGATGCTGACCACCTTCGGCCTCGACGAGTACGTGTACGACGCGCTCGCGGCCGGAGCGGGCGGCTTCCTGCTCAAGGACGCCACCTTCCCCGAACTGCTGCACGCCGTCCGGGTGGTGGCGGACGGCAGCGCACTGCTCTCGCCCGAGATCACCAAGCGGCTGATCGCCGAGTTCGTCCACGCGCGTGGCTCCCGGCTCCCCGCCCACCCGCCCGCCGACCTCACGGCCCGGGAGACGGAGGTGCTGGTCCTGATCGCGCGGGGGCTGTCCAACGCGGAGATCGCGGACCGCCTCACCATCACCGACCACACCGTGAAGACCCACATCAACCGGCTGTTCGCCAAGCTGGAGCTGCGCGACCGGGCGCAGGCGGTGATCGCGGCCTACGAGACGGGGCTGGTCCGGGCGGGCGGCGACTTCGGGGCCCGGCACCGGTAA